From a single Paenibacillus sp. FSL R5-0345 genomic region:
- a CDS encoding ABC transporter permease, with translation MDKILTIGWNMVKRTIGTRKGVLIYILLPCIVLAGIVSVTGTMGENPAVVLYSNMDNGAAGKHLLTELKNSGEYKFVEKNDEIALREGVVDQNGEAGILIPAGFTSALLAGEEPQISVYELKTNETSVMIKLKASAIADEMRSTAANIGAANEGSSDVDAQFTTVMQRAEQHSIGSIRTDYNLYPREGLGVVTGLTLMFLMSLVTSSVSLIMDDRKGRTMMRMFSAPVRSYEIAIGNFLGSFMVGMIQIVVVLALGRWVLHYDYEVPIYLYFLVLAAFMLVSMGIASTVAGLIRNPNNAGMLNSLIITPTCMLGGCFWPLSIMPDYMQKAANFVPQKWAIQAVDIAATGGGWNELWLPFAILGLMAAVLLAIGSAILRPSQAGINA, from the coding sequence ATGGATAAAATCTTAACGATTGGCTGGAACATGGTGAAACGAACCATTGGTACTAGGAAGGGTGTGCTTATATATATTCTGCTTCCTTGTATTGTACTTGCAGGTATTGTCTCCGTTACTGGAACGATGGGGGAGAACCCAGCGGTTGTATTGTATTCCAATATGGATAACGGGGCTGCAGGTAAGCACTTGCTCACTGAACTAAAAAATTCCGGTGAATATAAATTTGTAGAAAAGAATGACGAGATTGCTTTAAGAGAAGGTGTTGTAGATCAGAATGGAGAAGCGGGGATTCTGATTCCAGCAGGGTTCACTTCAGCTCTACTTGCCGGGGAAGAACCACAAATTAGTGTATATGAGCTTAAGACGAATGAAACTTCTGTTATGATCAAATTAAAAGCAAGTGCGATCGCTGATGAGATGCGGAGTACCGCCGCGAATATTGGAGCAGCAAATGAAGGATCTAGTGATGTTGACGCACAGTTCACTACTGTTATGCAAAGAGCGGAACAGCATAGTATAGGTAGCATCCGAACCGATTATAATTTGTATCCTCGGGAGGGACTAGGAGTTGTTACAGGTTTAACACTAATGTTCCTCATGAGCCTAGTCACGAGTTCTGTATCGTTGATTATGGATGATCGAAAAGGACGAACCATGATGCGGATGTTCAGTGCTCCGGTTCGTTCTTACGAAATTGCGATTGGTAATTTTCTGGGCAGCTTCATGGTCGGGATGATTCAGATCGTCGTAGTGCTGGCTTTAGGTCGCTGGGTGCTGCACTATGATTATGAAGTTCCAATCTATCTATATTTCCTTGTTCTTGCGGCATTTATGCTGGTGTCCATGGGAATCGCGAGTACAGTGGCGGGGTTAATTCGTAATCCTAATAATGCAGGTATGCTGAATTCCCTTATTATCACACCCACTTGTATGCTTGGAGGCTGCTTCTGGCCCTTATCCATTATGCCGGACTATATGCAAAAGGCTGCTAATTTTGTTCCGCAAAAATGGGCCATCCAAGCCGTTGATATCGCTGCAACCGGTGGGGGCTGGAATGAGTTATGGTTACCTTTTGCCATCTTAGGACTTATGGCCGCTGTGCTGCTGGCAATTGGTTCTGCCATTCTCCGTCCAAGCCAAGCAGGAATCAACGCTTAG
- a CDS encoding ABC transporter permease produces MNTWTIMIYELRRLFSSRSMILNMFLLPLLLIFLLGASLSGVVGDKGGSTNIDIVRVAVVNLSGEGYESSTMMDSFLKSTALKDIITPIIVNSREAAESGLRTGKYGYAVVVPPGFDSKVQNGEAAQLEFILGKKSTDNRVAGTVFDNFLKTLNYKQSVALTLGPAALNVMAPNSTSNQPSVKLGELSEGGYSYTSSQFYAVSMMLMFLLYSGLTVCTSLFNEKENHTLFRINSMPVKGSELFIGKMLGVGVVSIVQCAAIIILTNVLFGVNWGNRPGLLLLFCLLMIVASMTLSIVISMFSKTGASARNVVTLLTVSMTFISGGMAPLPESWVNSAGAFTINHWAMQAILKMMLHADVSQIMPNLGVLSLICLVLFSAAAISYRKVGYHG; encoded by the coding sequence ATGAATACTTGGACGATTATGATCTATGAGCTGCGAAGATTATTTAGCTCACGCTCTATGATATTAAATATGTTTTTACTGCCCCTGTTGTTGATCTTTCTCTTAGGTGCTTCGCTCTCCGGTGTCGTTGGTGATAAAGGAGGCTCCACTAATATCGATATTGTGCGAGTGGCTGTTGTTAATCTTTCTGGCGAGGGCTATGAGAGCTCAACGATGATGGACAGCTTTTTGAAATCAACAGCGCTTAAGGATATTATTACCCCGATTATAGTAAATAGTCGAGAGGCAGCAGAAAGCGGTCTACGAACAGGAAAATATGGCTATGCGGTTGTTGTCCCTCCAGGCTTTGATAGTAAGGTTCAGAATGGTGAAGCTGCACAGCTGGAGTTTATACTTGGCAAAAAAAGTACAGACAATAGGGTGGCAGGAACGGTATTCGATAATTTTTTAAAGACTCTTAATTATAAACAGTCTGTAGCTTTGACACTGGGTCCGGCAGCATTAAACGTTATGGCACCTAATTCCACCAGTAATCAGCCTTCCGTAAAACTTGGAGAATTGAGCGAGGGAGGGTATTCATATACTTCTTCACAGTTCTATGCAGTATCTATGATGTTGATGTTCCTGCTATATAGCGGCTTGACGGTTTGTACCTCTCTTTTTAATGAAAAAGAAAATCATACCCTCTTCCGGATAAATTCAATGCCCGTTAAAGGATCTGAGCTATTCATTGGTAAAATGCTTGGTGTAGGTGTTGTAAGTATAGTGCAGTGCGCAGCGATTATTATTCTAACGAATGTGCTCTTCGGCGTAAATTGGGGAAATCGGCCGGGCTTGTTGCTCCTATTTTGCCTGCTGATGATTGTGGCTTCGATGACATTATCTATCGTTATTTCTATGTTCAGTAAGACTGGAGCAAGCGCAAGAAATGTCGTTACACTGCTCACAGTAAGTATGACCTTCATTAGTGGAGGGATGGCTCCACTTCCAGAATCGTGGGTGAACTCTGCAGGGGCTTTTACAATTAACCATTGGGCAATGCAGGCGATTTTGAAAATGATGTTACATGCTGATGTATCACAAATCATGCCGAATTTGGGAGTTTTATCGCTGATCTGTCTAGTGTTGTTCAGTGCAGCAGCAATCTCGTACCGGAAGGTGGGTTATCATGGATAA
- a CDS encoding ABC transporter ATP-binding protein: protein MAIAVLTDVVKRYEGKLTVDHVNMTIEEGEIFGLLGPNGAGKSTTISMICGLLKIDGGDIVIDSLPVSSKSLEVKKRIGLVPQELAVYDTMSAADNVTFFGRLYGLRGKLLKERVEEALAFTGLSDRAKEKPSTFSGGMKRRLNIACAIMHRPKLIIMDEPTVGIDPQSRNHILESVKELNRLGSTIIYTSHYMEEVAAICDRVAIMDKGHIIACGTEKELRERVAKEEKIVIKAANITPELIQELALHPRIRRVEAKEEVVELYLPSSQGELQDILFIFAKHKGIIGSLNIEEPDLETLFLSLTGRTLRD, encoded by the coding sequence ATGGCAATCGCCGTATTAACCGATGTGGTGAAACGATATGAAGGTAAATTAACAGTGGACCATGTGAATATGACGATAGAAGAAGGGGAAATCTTTGGCTTGCTTGGCCCGAACGGAGCGGGTAAAAGTACAACGATCAGTATGATCTGTGGCTTACTTAAAATTGACGGAGGAGACATTGTCATCGACAGTCTACCTGTGTCTTCGAAATCACTTGAGGTGAAGAAAAGAATTGGTTTGGTTCCACAGGAGTTGGCCGTATACGACACGATGTCAGCGGCGGATAACGTTACCTTTTTCGGAAGATTATATGGCTTGCGCGGCAAGCTTTTGAAGGAACGGGTTGAAGAGGCTCTTGCTTTCACAGGTCTTAGCGATCGTGCTAAAGAGAAGCCCTCAACATTCTCCGGGGGAATGAAAAGACGTCTGAATATTGCCTGCGCCATCATGCATCGTCCAAAGTTGATTATTATGGATGAACCTACGGTGGGGATCGATCCACAATCTCGCAATCATATCCTTGAATCGGTCAAGGAGTTGAATCGGCTAGGCTCAACTATTATTTACACCAGTCACTATATGGAGGAGGTTGCAGCCATTTGTGATCGGGTAGCCATTATGGATAAAGGACATATCATTGCTTGTGGTACAGAAAAGGAACTGCGGGAACGCGTTGCCAAGGAAGAAAAAATCGTCATTAAAGCTGCTAATATCACACCGGAGCTTATCCAAGAGCTGGCGCTTCACCCTAGAATTAGACGCGTAGAAGCAAAGGAAGAAGTAGTCGAGCTGTACTTGCCCTCTTCACAAGGGGAACTGCAGGATATCCTTTTTATTTTTGCCAAACATAAGGGGATTATCGGCTCGCTAAATATTGAAGAACCTGATCTGGAGACATTGTTTCTAAGCTTGACAGGACGTACCTTACGAGACTAA
- a CDS encoding sensor histidine kinase gives MTRELNLLRYLLIIIPACISIYIYPYADYGIFTLHILMLLFLVVMVPKLPQSLHPLISIIEVLFTAWLCYQYGSIMIFPAISALLYYSRLQPQAVPLVFTVVHLITLNIALRDSPQLIITFINITFLLIAYLNELLQRAGRGRENTLHLYDELRKKHFELDEARNRLLEFNTQIEDAAQSKERVRISRQLHDDIGHRLIRIKMMMEAALHTLPTSPESGMQMMELIRDQLSASMDDMRSAVKRINYTPQLEGAYALDRLLEETGRDTGIETSYQVLGIPYPLYPSIQVILYKNAREAITNALRHGKATAIWITVDFSHTGITMEVSNNGTLSEENKLTTLPGSGGVGMKGMLERTHLIGGTLELRQESQFTVVTRLPIYKQGEIV, from the coding sequence GTGACTAGAGAGCTGAATCTATTGCGTTACTTACTCATTATAATTCCAGCTTGTATTAGCATTTACATCTATCCATATGCCGATTATGGAATCTTCACACTGCATATTCTGATGCTTCTATTCCTTGTGGTCATGGTACCAAAGCTGCCCCAATCCCTTCATCCCTTGATAAGCATCATTGAAGTACTATTCACCGCCTGGTTATGCTACCAATACGGCAGTATAATGATTTTTCCAGCGATCTCGGCCTTACTTTATTATTCTAGACTTCAGCCCCAAGCCGTGCCGCTCGTGTTTACGGTTGTGCATCTAATTACCCTGAACATAGCGCTTCGGGATTCTCCACAGCTCATCATTACGTTCATCAACATTACTTTTCTGCTCATCGCCTATCTCAACGAATTATTACAGCGGGCTGGTCGGGGCCGTGAGAATACTCTCCATCTATACGATGAGCTCCGGAAAAAGCATTTCGAGCTGGATGAAGCCCGCAACCGACTGCTGGAGTTTAACACCCAAATAGAAGATGCAGCCCAGTCCAAAGAACGGGTCCGCATCTCACGCCAGCTCCATGACGATATCGGTCACCGCCTGATTCGCATTAAAATGATGATGGAAGCCGCGCTGCACACCTTACCCACCTCGCCTGAGAGCGGAATGCAAATGATGGAGCTCATTCGAGATCAGCTGTCAGCTAGCATGGACGATATGCGCTCCGCAGTGAAGCGTATCAACTATACGCCACAACTAGAGGGTGCTTACGCGTTAGATCGTCTGCTTGAGGAGACAGGACGCGATACGGGAATCGAGACCTCATACCAAGTACTTGGGATACCTTATCCGCTATATCCTAGTATCCAGGTGATCTTGTATAAGAACGCCCGTGAGGCCATAACCAATGCTCTGCGTCATGGAAAAGCAACAGCAATCTGGATTACGGTCGACTTCAGTCATACTGGAATTACGATGGAAGTTAGCAACAATGGAACACTTTCCGAAGAGAATAAGCTAACTACATTGCCGGGAAGTGGTGGTGTCGGAATGAAAGGAATGTTAGAACGAACGCATTTGATCGGCGGAACCTTGGAACTGCGGCAGGAGTCTCAATTCACAGTTGTTACACGATTGCCCATTTATAAGCAGGGAGAGATTGTATAG
- a CDS encoding response regulator, whose translation MIKVMIVDDDPFIRQSLKLLLELDSELKVVGAASDGNEALSLLQTGDVADVVLMDIRMPGCDGVEGTEKIKQAFPQVSILMLTTFDDDEYIIEALRNGASGYLLKNIPPDRIIQGIKTVNEGNMLIHPDIARKLATFLQPASRPESPQAQPLESFGLTKMELAVVASIAEGHTNKEIAGHLFLSEGTVKNYITDILSKLQLRDRTQIAIFYLRGGRG comes from the coding sequence ATGATTAAAGTGATGATTGTAGATGACGACCCTTTTATTCGCCAAAGTCTAAAGCTACTACTAGAATTGGACTCGGAGCTTAAAGTGGTCGGAGCTGCGAGTGATGGAAACGAGGCATTGAGCTTACTCCAGACTGGAGATGTAGCTGATGTGGTTCTGATGGATATACGGATGCCGGGCTGTGATGGTGTTGAAGGAACAGAGAAAATTAAGCAGGCTTTTCCTCAGGTTTCGATACTGATGCTAACTACTTTCGATGACGATGAGTATATCATTGAAGCGCTACGTAACGGAGCCAGTGGATACTTGCTCAAAAACATACCGCCAGACCGTATCATACAAGGCATCAAAACGGTCAATGAAGGTAATATGCTAATTCATCCCGATATCGCGCGCAAACTGGCAACCTTCCTACAGCCTGCATCCCGTCCTGAATCTCCACAGGCACAGCCGCTGGAGTCCTTCGGACTGACTAAAATGGAATTGGCTGTCGTCGCCTCTATCGCTGAGGGGCATACCAACAAAGAAATCGCCGGACATCTGTTCCTAAGCGAGGGTACGGTCAAAAATTACATAACGGATATTCTAAGCAAATTACAGCTGCGAGATCGAACGCAAATCGCGATTTTCTATTTAAGAGGTGGGCGGGGGTGA
- a CDS encoding PDZ domain-containing protein, producing the protein MNVIQELLGSLGTAFLHLLIQPYYYIAIIFIALYYRRQVALERKLIHVKLHSWGQETWRTVWSGLVMGLVVSIAAILLGVSLSGTAVACIWVVSVLLSLLRVRYLCFAYSIGLLGVIQFVLSFFPDALHSGTVGNITTAIREMDIPALLVLAALLHMAEALLARWQGAKLATPLFLKGKRGMVVGGYQLQAFWPLPLFLLIPSGAGTDLPWQPLLGGGLGIVSLPVIIGFSEMTQGMLPGRKAARTSGRLLIYSIVLLGLSLLAAWWSPLTLLAALAAMVLHEGLSWYSALEERSISPIFVHPPRGRKVLAVLPGSPGQELGILPGEILLKVNGVLLTDAAQLHEALRMNPAFCKLEVQNREGESKYLQSPIYDGDHHQLGIILVPETDGAVTAEAKPSSIFSIIAMKTGTRSRNLPNGRLKRNKAAKAKKESAEG; encoded by the coding sequence TTGAATGTGATTCAGGAACTGTTAGGAAGCTTGGGCACTGCGTTCTTACACTTGCTGATACAGCCATATTACTATATTGCTATTATATTTATTGCATTGTATTACCGTCGGCAGGTGGCATTAGAACGCAAGCTGATTCATGTGAAGTTACATAGCTGGGGTCAAGAAACATGGCGAACGGTGTGGAGCGGGCTGGTGATGGGACTAGTGGTTTCTATTGCAGCCATATTGTTAGGGGTTTCCTTATCAGGTACAGCTGTAGCCTGCATTTGGGTAGTCAGTGTGCTGTTATCGCTATTGCGTGTGAGGTATTTGTGTTTTGCTTATTCTATAGGTCTACTGGGCGTGATTCAATTTGTACTGTCTTTCTTTCCAGATGCCTTACATAGCGGAACGGTCGGGAACATTACAACAGCCATACGGGAGATGGATATTCCAGCCTTGCTAGTGCTGGCTGCGCTGCTGCATATGGCGGAAGCGCTGCTGGCCCGCTGGCAAGGGGCGAAGCTTGCGACGCCCCTCTTCTTGAAGGGCAAGCGCGGGATGGTTGTTGGCGGCTATCAGCTGCAGGCTTTTTGGCCGCTGCCGCTGTTCCTGCTGATCCCTTCGGGCGCAGGAACGGATCTGCCATGGCAGCCGCTGCTGGGCGGCGGGCTTGGCATTGTCTCTTTGCCCGTCATCATCGGCTTTAGCGAGATGACGCAGGGCATGCTGCCCGGGCGCAAGGCGGCCCGCACTTCAGGACGGCTGCTGATCTACAGCATCGTCCTGCTCGGCTTAAGCCTGCTTGCCGCTTGGTGGAGCCCGCTGACCCTGCTCGCGGCGCTCGCAGCAATGGTGCTGCACGAAGGGTTAAGCTGGTACAGCGCTCTGGAAGAGCGCAGCATCAGCCCCATCTTCGTACATCCACCGCGCGGCCGCAAGGTGCTGGCCGTGCTGCCGGGCAGTCCCGGGCAGGAGCTGGGCATCCTGCCCGGCGAGATCTTACTGAAGGTCAACGGGGTCCTGTTGACCGATGCCGCGCAGCTACATGAGGCGCTGCGCATGAATCCAGCGTTCTGCAAGCTGGAGGTGCAGAACCGTGAAGGGGAGAGCAAATACCTTCAGAGCCCTATCTACGACGGGGACCATCATCAGCTCGGGATCATTCTGGTACCGGAGACAGATGGAGCGGTTACTGCGGAGGCGAAGCCTTCTAGCATCTTCAGTATCATCGCGATGAAGACAGGTACTCGCAGCCGCAATCTTCCGAACGGCCGACTCAAACGGAACAAAGCCGCTAAAGCCAAGAAGGAATCAGCGGAAGGATAG
- a CDS encoding S41 family peptidase, with protein sequence MLKKSTAAFMIVAALLCGSLVTLGVTGYTHVFGQAAGQGLASALQVTGLQEKESQKLGTALSLIESNYYETVDREKLIDGAVNGMMEALGDPYSNYMAKETAEKFEESIEGSFSGIGAEVSSDNGKVVVVSPIKGSPAEKAGIQAKDIILSVNGESLEGMDLNAAVAKIRGPKGSKATLKIQRSGSAEPLEFALTRDDVKLETVYSTMEKDGVGVIEVTQFSLNTAERFKEELGKLEKQGMKGLVIDVRNDPGGVLPIVIEMAEEFVPAGKNIVQIEYKDKKREVSTSKGSSKAYPVVVLMNKGSASASEILAGALQQSAGAKLIGDNSFGKGTVQTSFDKQLGDGSLLKVTIAKWLTPDGTWIHGKGIKPDIAVAQPDYFSVAPINKSVTLQYNMNNADVKSAQTMLDGLGYKPGRKDGYFDAGTKNAVKKFQSEAKLQVTGMIDVKTAEALEAALIKVIQDPANDNQRNRGIAEIQKEIKAAASKK encoded by the coding sequence ATGTTGAAAAAAAGCACAGCGGCGTTTATGATTGTCGCCGCCTTGCTATGTGGTAGTTTAGTAACCTTGGGCGTGACGGGTTATACTCATGTCTTTGGACAAGCTGCAGGACAAGGACTGGCCTCGGCGTTGCAGGTGACAGGTCTACAAGAAAAGGAATCTCAGAAGCTTGGGACTGCGCTCAGTCTGATTGAGAGTAATTACTACGAGACAGTAGATCGGGAGAAGCTGATAGACGGTGCTGTCAACGGTATGATGGAAGCGCTAGGCGATCCTTATTCCAATTATATGGCTAAAGAAACTGCCGAGAAGTTTGAAGAAAGCATTGAAGGTTCCTTCTCAGGCATCGGTGCGGAAGTCTCTTCAGATAACGGCAAGGTAGTCGTGGTCTCCCCGATTAAGGGTTCACCTGCTGAAAAAGCAGGAATTCAGGCCAAAGATATTATTCTGTCCGTTAACGGAGAATCGCTGGAAGGCATGGATCTAAATGCTGCTGTTGCGAAGATACGCGGACCTAAGGGTAGTAAGGCTACTTTGAAAATACAGCGTTCCGGCTCTGCAGAGCCTTTGGAGTTCGCACTTACCCGGGATGATGTGAAGCTTGAGACGGTCTACTCGACCATGGAAAAAGACGGAGTAGGGGTAATCGAGGTTACTCAGTTCTCCCTAAATACCGCAGAACGATTCAAGGAAGAGCTTGGAAAGCTAGAGAAGCAAGGTATGAAGGGACTGGTCATTGACGTCCGTAATGATCCGGGCGGTGTTCTCCCGATTGTTATTGAAATGGCTGAAGAGTTCGTTCCAGCCGGCAAAAACATAGTTCAAATAGAATACAAAGATAAAAAACGCGAAGTTAGTACCTCCAAGGGCTCGAGCAAGGCTTATCCTGTGGTAGTGCTGATGAATAAAGGTAGCGCGAGCGCTTCAGAAATATTGGCGGGTGCCTTGCAGCAGTCAGCAGGAGCTAAGCTAATTGGTGATAATTCATTTGGTAAAGGCACGGTGCAGACGAGCTTTGATAAACAGCTCGGAGACGGAAGCTTGCTGAAGGTTACCATTGCTAAATGGCTTACACCGGACGGCACGTGGATTCACGGCAAGGGGATTAAACCGGATATCGCAGTAGCACAGCCGGATTACTTCTCAGTGGCTCCGATTAACAAGAGTGTGACACTGCAATATAATATGAACAATGCTGATGTGAAGAGTGCACAGACGATGCTGGACGGCTTAGGCTACAAACCGGGTCGCAAAGATGGCTATTTCGATGCTGGCACTAAGAACGCAGTGAAGAAATTCCAAAGTGAAGCGAAACTTCAAGTCACAGGCATGATTGATGTCAAGACCGCGGAGGCGCTGGAGGCGGCACTAATCAAAGTGATTCAGGATCCTGCCAACGACAACCAACGGAATAGAGGGATTGCTGAAATTCAGAAGGAAATTAAGGCGGCAGCGTCGAAAAAGTAA
- a CDS encoding murein hydrolase activator EnvC family protein has product MKKIAAGLAVMLLAVTIFQPSDGYAKKTSVAEIDKQLKQLQKEVQEAKAQQEKAASQTQEAQHYKNKTNLNLQYVLQQVDQVKGKMTEISTKISDTEQSLNATATELDKAEARVASREEVLGSRVRLMYTDGAVSYLDVLLSSTSFADFLDRADSLKMIVDQDQELLVQHKLDKQTVIEKKQELEGQYAQAKQLYTSLEQQRSLLKEKEAEKQELIAFYDKQIQESDDLSEEQNEKLVKLASERSALETQKDKIKAEEAARKAAAAKAEAARRAAEAAKKAAASKRSSSSSSSSNETAYAGGDGPFLLPVGSARISSSFGPRTHPITGEKGKVHTGVDFAVPQGTSIHAADSGTVILAEWWSGYGYCVIIDHGGGVWTLYGHIRKGGIRVSSGDKVNRGDVIAESGSTGNSTGPHLHFEVRIDGKTVNPMPYL; this is encoded by the coding sequence TTGAAGAAGATTGCCGCCGGACTAGCCGTAATGTTACTAGCTGTCACTATATTCCAGCCCTCTGATGGATATGCCAAAAAAACAAGTGTTGCCGAAATCGATAAGCAGTTAAAGCAGCTGCAAAAAGAGGTGCAGGAAGCTAAGGCGCAGCAGGAGAAAGCGGCGTCCCAAACGCAGGAAGCACAGCATTATAAGAATAAGACGAATCTCAATCTGCAGTATGTACTGCAGCAGGTAGATCAAGTTAAGGGTAAAATGACCGAAATCTCAACCAAAATTTCCGATACAGAGCAATCTTTGAATGCTACAGCAACGGAGTTGGATAAAGCAGAGGCGCGGGTCGCTTCAAGAGAGGAAGTCTTGGGGTCCCGTGTTCGGCTAATGTATACCGATGGAGCGGTTTCTTACTTGGATGTTTTACTCTCTTCGACAAGCTTTGCTGATTTCCTAGACCGTGCAGATTCACTTAAGATGATCGTGGATCAGGATCAGGAGCTGCTGGTGCAACATAAGCTGGACAAGCAGACAGTGATAGAAAAGAAACAGGAGCTTGAAGGGCAATATGCTCAAGCCAAGCAGTTGTACACTTCTTTGGAGCAACAGAGAAGTCTGCTCAAGGAAAAAGAAGCGGAGAAGCAAGAACTTATCGCATTCTATGACAAGCAAATTCAAGAAAGCGATGATTTGAGTGAGGAGCAGAATGAGAAGCTGGTCAAATTGGCAAGCGAACGTTCTGCACTGGAAACGCAAAAGGATAAGATCAAGGCTGAGGAAGCTGCTCGTAAAGCAGCAGCAGCTAAGGCGGAAGCAGCTCGTCGGGCTGCGGAGGCTGCCAAGAAGGCTGCTGCCAGCAAGAGAAGCAGCAGTTCAAGCTCCAGCTCGAATGAAACGGCTTATGCAGGTGGAGACGGACCGTTTCTACTTCCTGTAGGGTCGGCAAGAATCTCGTCCTCCTTTGGACCACGGACACATCCGATCACAGGTGAGAAAGGCAAAGTGCACACTGGCGTCGACTTTGCGGTTCCGCAAGGAACCAGTATTCATGCAGCGGATTCCGGAACGGTTATTTTAGCTGAATGGTGGAGTGGTTACGGCTATTGTGTAATTATTGACCATGGAGGCGGAGTTTGGACCCTCTACGGACATATACGTAAAGGCGGTATTAGGGTTAGTTCTGGGGATAAAGTCAATCGCGGAGATGTGATCGCTGAATCTGGTTCCACAGGTAATTCAACGGGTCCTCACCTTCACTTCGAAGTGCGGATTGATGGTAAGACAGTAAATCCTATGCCATATCTCTAA
- the ftsX gene encoding permease-like cell division protein FtsX produces MSFKTFLRHVREGFKSVFRNGWMSIASITSIVVSLFVLGVFILLVLNVNAVADEADSQVQINVHLALNVDQKMRETLQTEIGNMPEVSKITFISKDQGLKDLRADMGEDAAELLEGFDEDNNPLPDTLKVEVVEPTTVAFVAEKIEALNKTHTEEPIYKVKYGKGSIETLFKITRAVRNIGFIFVAGLALMSMFLISNTIRVTILARRKEIGIMKLVGATNYFIRWPFFIEGALIGLIGSLVTSGILYLGYSGLESSVQGDPMLQLQLIPFGDIWMQIVGVLVGLGVLIGVWGSTVSIRKFLKV; encoded by the coding sequence ATGAGTTTTAAAACCTTCTTGCGACATGTGCGGGAAGGCTTCAAAAGCGTATTCCGTAATGGCTGGATGTCGATTGCTTCGATCACTTCCATCGTCGTCTCTCTTTTTGTCCTAGGTGTATTTATTCTTCTTGTTCTTAATGTGAATGCTGTAGCGGATGAGGCAGACAGTCAGGTACAGATTAATGTGCATTTGGCACTGAATGTAGACCAGAAAATGCGTGAGACTTTGCAGACTGAAATTGGCAATATGCCGGAGGTCAGCAAGATTACGTTCATCTCCAAGGACCAAGGACTTAAAGATCTCCGTGCAGACATGGGTGAGGACGCAGCGGAGCTTCTGGAAGGATTCGATGAAGACAATAACCCTCTCCCGGATACGCTTAAGGTAGAAGTTGTTGAACCTACTACAGTAGCCTTTGTGGCAGAAAAGATTGAAGCACTCAACAAGACACATACCGAGGAGCCTATTTACAAAGTGAAATATGGCAAGGGCTCGATAGAAACCTTGTTCAAAATAACGCGCGCTGTACGTAATATTGGTTTTATTTTTGTTGCAGGTCTTGCACTCATGTCTATGTTCCTCATCTCCAATACGATTCGGGTTACGATTCTTGCCCGTCGTAAGGAAATTGGTATTATGAAGCTGGTTGGCGCGACAAATTATTTTATTCGCTGGCCTTTCTTTATAGAAGGGGCACTGATCGGATTGATCGGATCACTTGTCACCTCTGGTATCTTGTATTTGGGTTACAGCGGGTTGGAGTCCTCCGTACAGGGAGATCCAATGCTCCAATTACAGCTGATTCCATTCGGAGATATTTGGATGCAAATCGTCGGTGTGTTAGTTGGGCTAGGCGTGCTGATCGGCGTCTGGGGAAGTACGGTTTCTATTCGGAAGTTCTTGAAAGTTTAA
- the ftsE gene encoding cell division ATP-binding protein FtsE encodes MIEMQDVWKTYPNGTHALQGVSVKIDRNEFVYVVGPSGAGKSTFMKLIYREEVPTKGQISVGGFNIGKLKQRKIPYVRRNIGVVFQDFRLLPRMTAYENVAFAMEVIEAPKKVIKKRVNEVLDLVGLKNKANREPSQLSGGEQQRIAIARAIVNNPSVIIADEPTGNLDPETSWGIMQLLDEINFRGTTIVMATHNKDIVNKMRKRVLAIENGNIVRDQARGEYGYEF; translated from the coding sequence ATGATTGAAATGCAAGATGTATGGAAGACCTACCCTAACGGAACTCACGCACTGCAAGGAGTTTCAGTAAAAATTGACCGCAATGAATTCGTGTATGTTGTCGGTCCATCCGGCGCGGGTAAATCTACTTTTATGAAATTGATTTATAGAGAAGAAGTGCCAACTAAGGGTCAAATTTCTGTGGGAGGCTTTAACATAGGGAAGCTTAAACAACGTAAAATCCCATATGTGCGCCGTAATATCGGCGTTGTATTTCAAGACTTTCGGCTATTGCCAAGGATGACGGCTTATGAGAATGTCGCTTTTGCCATGGAGGTTATTGAAGCGCCGAAGAAGGTCATCAAGAAACGTGTGAATGAAGTTCTCGATCTGGTTGGACTCAAAAATAAAGCGAATCGTGAGCCCTCACAGCTCTCTGGCGGCGAGCAGCAGCGGATTGCAATTGCAAGGGCTATTGTTAACAACCCTTCTGTTATTATTGCGGACGAGCCTACAGGCAACTTGGACCCTGAGACTTCATGGGGCATAATGCAACTGCTGGACGAAATTAATTTTCGTGGAACAACGATTGTAATGGCTACCCATAATAAAGATATCGTGAACAAAATGCGCAAACGGGTGCTTGCGATTGAGAACGGAAATATTGTGAGAGACCAAGCGAGAGGGGAATATGGCTATGAGTTTTAA